One Corythoichthys intestinalis isolate RoL2023-P3 chromosome 9, ASM3026506v1, whole genome shotgun sequence DNA window includes the following coding sequences:
- the osgn1 gene encoding oxidative stress induced growth inhibitor 1 produces the protein MELHNRVPGEIVPVVIIGNGPSGICLSYLLSGYTPYLSPEASHPNPLLHSKLAEEPDVSLLDRDLEYLCEGLQGRSSNPVAVLFDSLLLPDSDFGLDYTSPLEWRRRPDRAVPHLVLGKGPPGGAWHAMEGSMLTLSLANWMELPGLKLKDWMKDKRRNVRNDRATPAEIASYYQHYVTQMSLERNFAHGTTVTSVTWRAADSRGSRGCWRIEGHQRRDGEDLADDSLAERLPFTLLARNVVLATGTHDIPARLGVEGESLPYVCHSFWELEAAISRGELDQSSDPVLVVGAGLTAADAVLAAHHLNTPVYHAFRRDVADPGLIFNQLPKMLYPEYHKVHQMMTQQQHQPASPLDSSSSPPAFSLSSSSYTGYLSFPRHRVASFRPDRKCVLESDTGRRTVVQVSKALVLIGAHPNLSFLPERGRPLGVRPEEAITCRRNPIDVDPFTHQVLSAEGPGMYAMGPLVGENFVRFLKGGALAIASDIAKGQREDANGVHQDGLADKWVDRWVAIQNLAVSRS, from the exons ATGGAGCTCCACAACAGAGTCCCTGGAGAAATTGTGCCTGTGGTGATCATAG GAAACGGCCCGTCAGGAATCTGCCTGTCCTACCTGTTGTCGGGCTACACCCCCTACCTGTCGCCCGAGGCATCGCACCCGAACCCGCTACTGCACAGCAAGCTCGCAGAGGAACCTGACGTTTCCCTGCTGGATCGCGACCTGGAGTACCTGTGCGAGGGTCTCCAGGGACGCTCGTCCAACCCTGTGGCCGTGCTGTTCGACTCGTTGCTGCTTCCCGACAGCGACTTCGGACTGGACTATACGTCCCCGCTGGAGTGGCGTCGCCGGCCGGACAGAGCCGTGCCGCATCTGGTCCTGGGAAAGGGGCCCCCCGGTGGAGCCTGGCAT GCAATGGAGGGATCCATGTTAACGCTCAGCCTCGCTAACTGGATGGAACTGCCAGGACTCAAACTTAAGGACTGGATGAAAGACAAGAGAAG AAACGTGCGCAACGACCGCGCCACGCCGGCCGAGATCGCTTCCTACTACCAGCACTATGTGACGCAAATGTCACTGGAGCGCAACTTCGCCCACGGGACCACCGTCACCTCGGTCACATGGCGGGCCGCCGACAGCCGGGGGTCCCGCGGGTGCTGGCGTATCGAGGGGCATCAGCGTCGAGATGGCGAGGATCTAGCAG ATGATTCTCTCGCCGAGCGGCTGCCGTTCACTCTGCTGGCCCGCAACGTGGTGCTGGCCACGGGCACCCACGACATCCCGGCACGTCTGGGAGTGGAAGGCGAGTCGCTGCCTTACGTGTGCCACTCCTTCTGGGAGCTGGAGGCCGCCATCTCCCGCGGCGAGCTGGACCAGTCCTCCGACCCGGTGCTAGTAGTGGGCGCCGGGCTGACGGCCGCCGACGCCGTGCTGGCGGCACACCACCTCAACACGCCCGTCTACCACGCATTCCGCCGCGACGTGGCCGATCCGGGGCTCATTTTTAATCAGCTGCCCAAGATGCTCTACCCTGAGTACCACAAG GTTCACCAGATGATGACACAACAGCAGCACCAACCGGCGTCCCCTCTGGACTCGTCTTCCTCGCCCCCCGCCTTCTCGTTGTCTTCGTCATCCTACACCGGCTACCTCAGCTTCCCTCGCCACCGCGTGGCGTCCTTCCGACCGGACCGCAAATGCGTGCTAGAGTCGGACACGGGCCGGCGGACCGTGGTCCAAGTGTCCAAAGCGTTGGTGTTGATCGGCGCCCACCCAAATTTGTCCTTCTTACCCGAACGGGGTCGACCTCTCGGGGTCCGGCCGGAGGAGGCCATCACCTGCCGGAGGAACCCCATCGACGTGGACCCCTTTACTCACCAGGTGTTGTCAGCCGAGGGGCCCGGCATGTACGCGATGGGCCCGCTGGTCGGGGAGAACTTTGTGCGCTTCCTCAAGGGCGGTGCGCTAGCTATTGCTAGCGATATCGCTAAAGGACAAAGGGAGGACGCTAATGGTGTGCACCAGGATGGACTCGCTGACAAATGGGTGGACAGATGGGTCGCCATTCAGAATCTAGCGGTGTCGCGGTCGTAG